The following DNA comes from Sphingobacteriales bacterium.
GAGGTCTTATGAAAAAGTTCATGCTTCTTTCGGCTGTCATTCTGAATACCTTTTCGGCTCAGCCTTCTCAACTGACTGTCCGTATGTTTAACTATGCCGGCATAGTGGTTTCCCTTGACCGAAACAATTTTTCTGAAATTACCAGTCAGCATACTTTCCGTAATGTTTATCCCGGCTATCACCTGCTCGAAGTCAAAATGGTCAGTCCCGAGGGCTGGCATCATCACCAGAAAATATATTCAGATTATATTTTTATCCCGGCCAATACCAATGTTTACGCTGTAATTGACCCCCATTTCAACCTTCATATCAGTCAACAAAAAATGAAGCCTCACTATCCACCACCACATCGGTTTGAAGAAAATAAACACTCTTACGATAACCATCATGAATTTAACCACATGAATGACAAAAGTTTTATGCTGCTTTATGATCAGATCAGAAATGAATCATTTGATGCCAACAAAATAAAAATTATTCGCCATGCATTGAAATACAATTACTTTTCTTCCATGCAGATTTATCAGATGCTGACATTGTTCACCTTTGATTCATACAGGCTTGAAGCTGCCAAAGCATCCTGGCATTCAGTCAGTGATCCGGAAAACTTTTATATCGTTTATCAGGTCTTCACATTCAGAAGCAATGCAGAAGAATTGGAGGAATATATCCTGAGAAATTAACGCACCGGGATTTTTTCAATCCGTCTGCTGTGACGTTCATTTTCAAAGTCAGTATTGAGAAATGTCCTGACAATTTCCTTAGCTTCATTAAAATTCAGAAAGCGTGCAGGAAGTGCTAATACGTTTGCATCATTGTGTTGTCGGGCAAGAGCACTTATTTCCTTGTTCCAGCACAAAGCAGCACGAACATTTCCGTATTTATTGGCTGTCATAGCCGCACCATTACCGGAACCGCATATCACAATCGCCATATCAGCTTCA
Coding sequences within:
- the rpiB gene encoding ribose 5-phosphate isomerase B, with the protein product MDKRFIVLGCDHAGYELKEFLKNWLQDMGYEIRDYGTFSNESVDYPDFIHPAAKSVSENEADMAIVICGSGNGAAMTANKYGNVRAALCWNKEISALARQHNDANVLALPARFLNFNEAKEIVRTFLNTDFENERHSRRIEKIPVR
- a CDS encoding DUF4476 domain-containing protein, coding for MKKFMLLSAVILNTFSAQPSQLTVRMFNYAGIVVSLDRNNFSEITSQHTFRNVYPGYHLLEVKMVSPEGWHHHQKIYSDYIFIPANTNVYAVIDPHFNLHISQQKMKPHYPPPHRFEENKHSYDNHHEFNHMNDKSFMLLYDQIRNESFDANKIKIIRHALKYNYFSSMQIYQMLTLFTFDSYRLEAAKASWHSVSDPENFYIVYQVFTFRSNAEELEEYILRN